From Staphylococcus delphini, one genomic window encodes:
- the smpB gene encoding SsrA-binding protein SmpB: MPKKSGKGTLAENRKARHDYNIEDTIEAGIALQGTEIKSIRRGSANLKDSYAQVKHGEIFLHNMHIAPYEEGNRFNHDPLRVRKLLLHKREILKLGERTREIGYSIIPLKLYLKHGNCKVLLGVARGKKKYDKRQSLKEKAVKRDMDRAMKQKY, encoded by the coding sequence ATGCCAAAAAAATCAGGAAAAGGCACATTAGCAGAAAATCGTAAAGCGCGCCATGACTATAACATCGAGGACACGATTGAAGCGGGCATTGCGTTACAAGGGACTGAAATTAAGTCGATTCGTCGTGGGAGTGCCAATTTGAAAGATAGTTATGCACAAGTGAAACATGGCGAAATCTTCTTGCATAATATGCATATTGCGCCTTATGAAGAGGGCAACCGATTTAATCATGATCCGCTACGTGTACGTAAACTGTTACTACACAAACGCGAGATTTTGAAATTAGGCGAGCGTACACGTGAGATTGGTTATTCGATCATTCCGCTTAAATTGTATTTGAAACACGGCAATTGTAAAGTATTATTAGGCGTTGCACGCGGTAAGAAAAAATATGATAAGCGCCAATCATTAAAAGAAAAAGCGGTCAAACGTGATATGGACCGTGCGATGAAACAAAAATATTAA
- a CDS encoding alpha/beta hydrolase: MKIQLPKPFFFEEGKRAVLLLHGFTGNSSDVRQLGRFLQKKGYTSYAPHYEGHAAPPEEILQSSPHVWYKDVLDGYEFLVEHGYDEIAVAGLSLGGVFALKLSLNRTIKGIVTMCSPMYIKTEGTMYEGVLDYARQFKKYEGKDDETIEREMAAFHPTDTLRELQGTIQEVRDSVDEVIDPILVIQAEQDEMINPNSANVIFDEVMSDEKRISWYKKSGHVITIDKEKEAVFEDVYQFLESLDWSE; the protein is encoded by the coding sequence ATGAAGATTCAATTACCGAAACCTTTCTTTTTTGAGGAAGGGAAACGTGCAGTATTATTATTACACGGTTTTACTGGCAACAGTTCAGATGTCAGACAATTAGGGCGCTTTTTACAGAAAAAAGGGTACACGTCTTATGCACCTCATTATGAAGGGCATGCGGCGCCACCTGAAGAAATTTTACAATCGAGTCCCCACGTATGGTATAAAGATGTGCTCGATGGTTATGAATTTTTAGTGGAACACGGTTATGACGAAATCGCTGTCGCTGGTTTATCACTAGGTGGTGTTTTTGCATTGAAACTAAGCTTAAACCGAACAATAAAGGGTATTGTAACGATGTGCTCACCAATGTACATTAAAACTGAAGGGACAATGTATGAAGGTGTGCTAGATTATGCCCGTCAATTTAAAAAATATGAAGGTAAAGATGACGAAACGATTGAGCGCGAAATGGCAGCGTTTCACCCGACTGACACGTTGAGAGAGTTACAAGGAACGATTCAAGAAGTGCGCGACAGTGTGGATGAAGTGATTGATCCTATATTAGTGATACAAGCTGAACAAGACGAAATGATTAATCCAAATTCTGCTAACGTCATTTTTGATGAAGTGATGTCGGACGAAAAACGAATTTCTTGGTATAAAAAATCGGGTCACGTCATTACGATTGATAAAGAAAAAGAAGCAGTATTTGAAGATGTTTATCAATTTTTAGAGTCATTAGATTGGTCTGAATAA
- the secG gene encoding preprotein translocase subunit SecG, with the protein MHSFFVVLLIIDCIALITVVLLQEGKSNGLSGAISGGAEQLFGKQKQRGVDLFLHRLTIVLSIIFFVLMLGISYFNM; encoded by the coding sequence ATGCATAGTTTTTTCGTAGTATTACTCATTATTGACTGTATCGCGCTCATCACTGTTGTTTTATTGCAAGAAGGTAAAAGCAATGGCTTATCAGGTGCCATTAGTGGTGGTGCTGAACAATTATTTGGTAAACAAAAACAACGTGGTGTAGATTTATTTTTGCATAGATTGACAATTGTACTTTCGATTATTTTCTTTGTATTAATGTTAGGTATCAGTTACTTTAATATGTAA
- the rnr gene encoding ribonuclease R: protein MNLKEEIIAIIKSADYEPMSVSDFQDALGLSSADSFRDLIKILVELEQTGMVTRTKQDRYQKQQQKTNSGLVRGTLSQNKKGFAFLRPDDQEMEDIFIPPTKINRAMDGDVVLVEVKKSRGDFRKGKFEGEVKAIESHSIKQVVGTFSEARHFGFVVPDDKRIMQDIFVPKGQELGAVEGHKVLVQITQYSDGTNSPEGQISAILGHKNDPGVDILSIIYQHGIEIEFPDDVLKEAEDVPETIQPDELKGRRDLRDDLTITIDGADAKDLDDAIAVKKLDNGNTELTVSIADVSYYVTEDSALDREAYDRATSVYLVDRVIPMIPHRLSNGICSLNPEVDRLAMSCRMEIDAQGQVVKHEIFESVIHSNARMTYDAVNRIITDKDAATRAQYPEIVPMLDLAQTLSQQLIAMRKKRGEIDFDIKEAKVIVNEEGIPKEVVTRERGEGERLIESFMLIANETVAEHFNKMEVPFIYRIHEQPKSERLRQFFDFITNFGIMVKGTGEDIHPSTLQNINEEIAGRPEDMVISTMMLRSMQQARYDADNLGHFGLAADYYTHFTSPIRRYPDLIVHRLVRKYLIEKSMDGRAMHEWEEKLPQIAEHTSNRERRAIDAERDTDELKKAEFMIQHIGDEFEGVISSVANFGMFVELPNTIEGMVNMQNMSDDYYHFDERQMALIGERKAKVYRIGDVVKVKVIHVDVDERQIDFQIVGMPIDVSSKRERDPRGKTIQAKTKGNQFEKTDKKKKRQSRKGKNARQRDKSGNTQHKPFYKGKKVKKKARKKKK, encoded by the coding sequence ATGAATTTAAAAGAAGAGATTATCGCAATCATTAAGAGTGCAGATTATGAACCTATGTCTGTATCTGACTTCCAAGATGCATTAGGACTGAGTAGTGCGGATTCATTTCGTGACCTTATAAAGATTTTGGTAGAGTTAGAACAAACAGGAATGGTGACGCGTACGAAACAAGACCGTTATCAAAAACAACAACAGAAAACAAATTCAGGTTTAGTAAGAGGGACGTTAAGTCAAAATAAAAAGGGATTTGCCTTTTTACGTCCAGATGATCAAGAAATGGAAGACATCTTTATTCCGCCGACTAAAATCAACCGTGCAATGGATGGCGACGTCGTATTAGTTGAAGTGAAGAAGTCGCGCGGTGATTTTCGTAAAGGCAAGTTCGAAGGTGAAGTGAAGGCGATTGAATCCCATTCGATTAAACAAGTTGTCGGTACATTTTCTGAAGCGCGTCATTTCGGTTTCGTGGTGCCAGATGATAAACGCATTATGCAAGATATTTTCGTGCCAAAAGGTCAAGAACTCGGTGCGGTAGAAGGTCATAAAGTGTTAGTGCAAATTACGCAATACTCAGATGGTACGAACAGTCCAGAGGGGCAAATTTCAGCAATTTTAGGCCATAAAAATGATCCGGGTGTTGATATTTTATCGATCATTTACCAACACGGCATTGAAATTGAGTTTCCTGATGATGTATTGAAAGAAGCGGAAGACGTACCTGAAACGATTCAACCCGATGAACTTAAAGGGCGTCGTGATTTAAGAGATGACCTGACGATTACAATCGATGGGGCAGATGCGAAAGATTTAGATGATGCCATTGCTGTGAAAAAGTTAGACAATGGCAACACCGAATTGACGGTTAGCATTGCGGACGTGAGCTATTATGTCACAGAAGATTCAGCGTTAGACCGTGAAGCATATGATCGTGCGACAAGTGTCTATTTAGTCGACCGTGTCATTCCGATGATTCCGCACCGATTGAGTAACGGGATTTGTTCGTTAAATCCTGAAGTCGACCGTTTAGCGATGAGTTGTCGTATGGAAATTGATGCTCAAGGTCAAGTGGTCAAACACGAAATCTTTGAAAGTGTGATTCATTCTAACGCACGTATGACTTATGACGCGGTAAATCGGATCATTACAGACAAAGATGCAGCGACAAGAGCACAATATCCAGAAATCGTGCCTATGTTAGATTTAGCACAGACGTTATCACAACAATTGATTGCGATGCGTAAAAAACGTGGCGAAATCGACTTTGACATTAAAGAAGCGAAAGTGATCGTGAATGAGGAAGGGATTCCAAAAGAAGTCGTGACACGAGAGCGCGGTGAAGGTGAACGTTTAATCGAATCATTTATGTTGATTGCGAACGAAACAGTGGCAGAACATTTCAATAAAATGGAAGTGCCATTCATTTACCGTATTCACGAGCAGCCGAAATCAGAACGTCTCCGTCAGTTCTTTGATTTTATTACGAACTTTGGCATTATGGTCAAAGGGACAGGCGAAGATATTCATCCAAGTACACTTCAAAACATTAACGAAGAAATTGCTGGGCGTCCGGAAGATATGGTCATTTCAACAATGATGTTACGTTCGATGCAACAAGCACGTTATGACGCCGATAACTTAGGCCATTTCGGTTTAGCGGCAGATTATTATACGCATTTCACATCACCGATTCGTCGTTATCCAGACTTGATTGTTCATCGTTTAGTGCGTAAATATTTAATCGAAAAGTCAATGGATGGCCGTGCAATGCATGAATGGGAAGAAAAGCTCCCGCAAATCGCTGAGCATACGTCCAATCGTGAGCGTCGTGCGATTGATGCAGAACGTGATACAGATGAACTGAAAAAGGCAGAGTTCATGATTCAACATATTGGAGATGAATTTGAAGGTGTCATTAGTTCTGTCGCGAATTTTGGTATGTTTGTAGAATTGCCAAACACGATTGAAGGTATGGTTAACATGCAAAATATGTCTGATGACTATTACCATTTTGATGAGCGACAAATGGCATTGATTGGTGAACGAAAAGCGAAAGTTTACCGCATTGGTGATGTCGTAAAAGTTAAAGTCATTCATGTTGATGTGGATGAACGTCAAATCGATTTCCAAATTGTAGGCATGCCAATTGATGTGAGCTCGAAACGTGAAAGAGACCCACGTGGTAAAACGATTCAAGCGAAAACAAAAGGCAATCAATTTGAGAAAACTGATAAAAAGAAAAAGCGTCAATCACGTAAAGGTAAAAATGCGAGACAACGTGACAAATCAGGTAATACACAGCATAAACCATTTTATAAAGGTAAAAAAGTAAAGAAAAAAGCACGTAAAAAGAAAAAATAA